Below is a window of Ahaetulla prasina isolate Xishuangbanna chromosome 1, ASM2864084v1, whole genome shotgun sequence DNA.
TTCCATTCTGCTTCATGTCTCCTATTCTCAGTATTGATTCTTTGCTTTAATACTCTAGttttcctccaggagctcagaGTTATGTGTTTCAGgatcttctttctttttatccCTACCAGTCACAAATCATAGATTGGGCTGACTGAGAGTAGGCTAAAATGGTCTAATAAACGAATGAGAATTTAGGCTTGTGTCTTCGCAGCCCAGATCTCACCATCATAACCACCACAGTTTAGTGGCACAGGTTCTGTGCCACTAAAGGACTGAAGTAAAATAGTTTTTTGCATTTCAGCCAACAACTGTGTATGGAGGGGAGAGATTCAGTCTAATCCCTCTGGACTAATCCTGCATCAATTTGGTAGATGAATCTGGGTGATTGTGAGTACACAATTTGACTCTCTTTTGCATCTTACGCTCATCCAAAACACTTTTTGTCCTTCTTGACCATTCTGTGGTGAGACATGGAACCCATCCGTAAGAATAACCAGCAGATGTGTACCGTATTTTGTGTTCAGGGGGGTAATGTTTATAACCCCATGTTCTAACAAAGTTCCTGAAAAAAAGAGTTGCTATGTGAGCTGGGTGGCTATACAAAtgtaatagacagacagacagctagaCAGATAGATAAGATATGACtctgaagaagacaatggcaacaaGGGTATGTGAAGCTTTGCATTTTTACATCTTGGTTCTTGACCTTCACCTTCATCAATATTTCTTCTGATCTCAAATAATTTTCGAAtgactgcaaaaatatttttttgacttTGAATGTTTTTTCAGTTTTCACTACTTCTTACTGAAATAATAGTTGCTGCTTATATTGTTCCACTATGATTCTTATTAATACCAATGGAGATtgctatgtatttaattattttttaaaatctttttaatgCTCAGCTGATTTGACCTCCTCTTGGAtatgtgtatttttaaataaaagtgaaCTATTGGTGGCAGAGAAAATAACaacaactttttaaagaaattgatTGCTGCAATATATTGCCATGAGAAAATAATGAGAGAGCAAGAGAGTAAGGACAGCTGGCCAATAGTTCAATTCTTTCTAATATCTAATAGCTGTTTTATACAATATTTTTTGTCCTTTTTCACATTAGCTGGACACAACTCTATAAGAGGTAATAGCTTAAACCAACATTTCAAACTctggttgtgttgtgtttgtttaAATTATATACAATCCTGTGGCATGTAATTTGAAGTTGACAAAGAAAAGGTGGAAAAACTGGACATACTCCAAACCTTCTTTTGCTGGTTAGGAGTAtatccagttttgttttgtttttttgcagcaaTCAAAAATGCATTGGTGCATTATTTACTGTTGATCTACTGAGTGTGGATTACAGAAGCTACTCTCTGTTTCATTGCTTGGTTTAGCTTCTGGCCTAAAATGCTAATTCACTTGGGCAGCTACAAATCGTCATGCTTTAAGCTGTGCATCCTGccataaaatgaaatttatttttagaatGCACTCTAGGTGTTCCATTCTCTCCGACTGAGCAATAGTTAAATAAAACACAACATATTAAAATCTTTGCAAAAAAAGTCTCTAATTAAAACAAGTGCTTCTCCTTCTCCCACACagatttcattttcagcacatggTTCTCCACACAACCTATTTTCATCACACAAGCAGCAATTGAAAGGTAAGGGAGAGAGGGAGTCAAAGTGAGAGAAGGGGGTCTCTAGCTTATAATCTTAGCCCTTCAACTTCAGGTCCAAAGGTTTCAGAAAATGCGGCAAAGGTAGACCATCTAGAGCTTCTGGGAAATGTTCACGTGAAATGCTTCCAATTAAAACTTGCATGGATctaacaaagagagagaaaggagcaaAACCAGCCAACCATTGATATCGGTTATCACCCAGAAGGTCCTGCCATGGTTGCTGGTCTTCCCGCAGCTGCTGTTTCATGGCAAAATGGAAGCCTGTAGGCATGAAGAGCAAGAGTGAGTCCAGAAGGAGAAGCTTGGTGCAGAGATTTGATGCTGGACTCTCCCAAATTTGTTGTAGAAGTAGGTCTAGAGGTGTGTTCCCAGCACAGTCACGAAGGCAAGGTAAGGCTCCATGTCCCAGCAACAAAAGCAAACACTCCGGCCTTGCCAGTTCACAAGCCACATGAAGGGCTGTTTTGCCACCTTCTACTCGACTGCAACCTCGGCGATCCAAATAGGTAGCTCGGTCGCTTACTGGAAAGTTTTTGATGGCCTTCAGAATCTCTACTAGGACATGGATACGATTGTACCGGACAGCCATAGCTAAGTGAGGAGCTGAAGAGTGGCAGCAGCTGAAATGAAGGCTCGGTATTGCAAGGGCACTTTTAGGAAATTGGTTCAGTAAATATCGGGCATAAGGCTGGTGGTTGTGTACCAGGGCATACAGCAATGCCTCTGAAGGTGAATATGTGCTGACTTTGCCTCCTTCTTGCCAGTGGAAAGCCTCCATGCGCCTCATGTCTTCCAAGAGCCATACTGGTAGCTGGTCTCTCACAGCTTGATAGAAAGCAAAAGAGGATTTCT
It encodes the following:
- the ANKRD9 gene encoding ankyrin repeat domain-containing protein 9; protein product: MPWNVKLLNSCNSHSSQSQKQCKKSSFAFYQAVRDQLPVWLLEDMRRMEAFHWQEGGKVSTYSPSEALLYALVHNHQPYARYLLNQFPKSALAIPSLHFSCCHSSAPHLAMAVRYNRIHVLVEILKAIKNFPVSDRATYLDRRGCSRVEGGKTALHVACELARPECLLLLLGHGALPCLRDCAGNTPLDLLLQQIWESPASNLCTKLLLLDSLLLFMPTGFHFAMKQQLREDQQPWQDLLGDNRYQWLAGFAPFSLFVRSMQVLIGSISREHFPEALDGLPLPHFLKPLDLKLKG